Proteins found in one Desulfovibrio gilichinskyi genomic segment:
- a CDS encoding KdsC family phosphatase, protein MHVEKLAAKIKLLILDVDGVLTDGGLYYDHQGNVTKRFNVQDGLGIKFAQQAGLQLAVITGLNHGAVENRIKELGITEYYPGQRKKLPFYEKLIQEKGLKPEEVAYIGDDWIDVPVMLKVGLPMAVCNAQPEVIGISKWVSKKPGGHGAVREAIAFLLDCQGLLENIWLEWAE, encoded by the coding sequence ATGCATGTTGAGAAATTGGCAGCTAAAATTAAGCTCCTTATTCTGGATGTTGACGGAGTCCTTACTGATGGAGGTCTTTACTACGACCATCAGGGAAATGTGACTAAACGTTTTAACGTTCAGGATGGTCTCGGGATTAAGTTTGCACAGCAGGCTGGGCTTCAGCTTGCTGTTATAACTGGTCTTAACCACGGCGCAGTAGAGAATCGCATTAAAGAACTGGGAATTACAGAATATTATCCCGGACAGCGTAAAAAACTTCCTTTCTATGAAAAGCTGATACAAGAAAAAGGGCTTAAACCGGAAGAAGTCGCCTATATTGGAGACGACTGGATTGATGTCCCGGTGATGCTTAAAGTAGGATTGCCTATGGCTGTTTGCAATGCTCAGCCTGAAGTTATCGGTATTTCCAAGTGGGTTTCCAAAAAGCCCGGCGGTCATGGAGCTGTAAGAGAAGCAATTGCCTTTCTGCTTGATTGTCAGGGACTCCTTGAGAATATCTGGCTCGAGTGGGCCGAATAA
- the lptC gene encoding LPS export ABC transporter periplasmic protein LptC → MGRISSVCVLLAVLFTGIVTGTLLGSKFAPRPPMAGGPIDPPPLGDGSNSDVSAEGIELVQGTGGDIEWVLRAGNADYDQENGIVKADKPKVTYYLGRDRKKVYVKALYGEVSQQGKGLKLWDHVEGHYEDMRLQSDKLDFNPKENLIFLEGNVKVQSPSIYISSQKVKVDLKTREIMIEDGVEALIAPDTVAMP, encoded by the coding sequence ATGGGCCGGATCAGCTCTGTTTGCGTGCTTCTTGCTGTGCTTTTTACCGGTATTGTTACCGGTACACTGCTTGGAAGTAAGTTTGCTCCGCGCCCACCTATGGCCGGTGGCCCGATCGATCCTCCTCCGCTGGGAGATGGTAGCAATTCTGATGTTTCTGCCGAAGGGATTGAATTGGTTCAGGGAACAGGCGGGGATATCGAGTGGGTTCTTCGCGCGGGAAATGCCGATTACGATCAGGAAAACGGTATTGTTAAAGCAGATAAGCCAAAAGTTACATATTATTTAGGCCGTGATAGAAAAAAAGTTTATGTCAAGGCTCTTTATGGCGAAGTCAGTCAGCAAGGCAAGGGTCTCAAATTATGGGATCATGTTGAAGGTCATTATGAAGATATGAGGCTTCAATCTGATAAGCTGGATTTCAATCCTAAAGAAAATCTCATTTTTCTTGAAGGGAATGTAAAAGTTCAAAGCCCTTCGATCTATATTAGTTCTCAAAAAGTTAAAGTTGACTTAAAAACCAGAGAAATAATGATTGAAGACGGAGTGGAAGCCCTTATAGCACCTGATACGGTAGCAATGCCATAG
- a CDS encoding LptA/OstA family protein has translation MSSISENKSLFRSFCQAAFTAFAYTASALICAVLFFPFFTTDSIAHAAKAELMITQSIANIRENPDLKAEVVWVLSPAESFSVGKEKGGWLPVYPASSNLSDSLVGYISKKIVVPAAKNSPVVDWGDVRYVGTPLEYHAERSLKSAVAGKLAEGDKIKVGFLHGGWYAVFNADKPVVSENDALGFVKESSVNINLDDARIRYAVRKINVIKKPVASSKAVGVLNPGYRAQVGKEKGGMYALYRIDTMVKEDTPVWGYAWGPFLAAYPKNLEKKKMAGIDTRKAELEAEQKKKEVELKERADSLASMDKAMDAVVNAPIVTKSMFAQAVLNVRSEPDVKSLIVDKLELGQAVLVGPEEGKWFPIFKAGDTPDSKMEIVGYVYNAYLSTEPPAEVKKEAPAKKRVPGGPDEVPIKITSKKMTFSENKNQITFSGDVTVVRLDVTLTSDTLTAMLKSGGDSLKDTQNKIKEIIATGSVNVVMNNRKGSCDKLTFVVGDSIILMEGNAKLQDGPNLVQGNLIKFYLKDNRSEVVGGDKPVEAIFFTPKNVAP, from the coding sequence TTGAGTAGCATATCTGAAAATAAATCATTGTTTCGCAGTTTCTGTCAGGCTGCATTCACGGCCTTTGCATATACTGCTTCGGCACTTATTTGTGCGGTATTATTTTTCCCTTTTTTTACAACTGATTCTATAGCCCATGCTGCAAAGGCAGAGCTTATGATCACTCAGTCTATCGCTAATATTAGAGAAAACCCTGATTTGAAAGCTGAAGTTGTCTGGGTTTTATCACCTGCGGAAAGTTTCAGTGTCGGTAAAGAGAAAGGCGGATGGCTCCCTGTTTATCCGGCTTCATCAAATTTGTCAGACTCACTTGTCGGTTATATTTCTAAAAAAATTGTTGTTCCCGCTGCTAAAAACAGCCCCGTCGTTGACTGGGGTGATGTCAGATACGTGGGAACCCCTCTTGAGTATCACGCAGAGCGTTCTTTAAAATCAGCTGTCGCCGGTAAATTAGCAGAAGGCGATAAAATTAAAGTCGGCTTTTTGCATGGCGGCTGGTACGCAGTTTTTAATGCTGACAAACCTGTTGTTTCGGAAAATGATGCTCTGGGTTTTGTTAAGGAAAGTTCTGTTAATATCAATCTTGATGATGCCAGAATTAGATATGCTGTACGAAAAATAAATGTAATTAAAAAGCCTGTTGCATCGTCTAAAGCTGTAGGCGTTCTGAATCCTGGGTACCGTGCACAGGTCGGGAAAGAAAAGGGCGGAATGTACGCTCTTTATCGTATAGATACTATGGTAAAAGAAGATACTCCGGTGTGGGGATATGCTTGGGGACCATTTCTTGCTGCTTATCCTAAAAATCTGGAAAAGAAAAAAATGGCGGGAATTGATACCCGTAAAGCTGAGCTGGAAGCTGAACAGAAAAAGAAAGAAGTTGAACTGAAAGAACGCGCCGACTCGCTTGCTTCCATGGATAAAGCTATGGATGCGGTTGTAAACGCACCGATTGTGACTAAATCAATGTTTGCTCAGGCTGTTCTTAATGTCCGTTCCGAACCTGATGTTAAGTCGCTTATTGTGGACAAACTTGAATTAGGGCAGGCGGTACTCGTCGGACCTGAAGAAGGTAAGTGGTTCCCTATTTTTAAGGCCGGAGATACTCCTGATAGCAAAATGGAGATAGTCGGGTATGTTTATAACGCATATTTGAGTACAGAACCTCCTGCAGAAGTTAAAAAGGAAGCACCCGCTAAGAAACGTGTTCCAGGCGGCCCAGATGAAGTGCCTATTAAAATCACTTCCAAAAAGATGACTTTCAGTGAGAATAAGAATCAAATCACTTTTTCCGGCGATGTAACAGTTGTAAGACTTGATGTTACCTTAACGTCGGATACTCTTACCGCTATGTTAAAATCAGGCGGAGATTCTCTTAAAGATACCCAAAATAAAATTAAAGAAATTATAGCAACAGGCAGCGTAAATGTTGTTATGAATAATCGCAAAGGTTCATGCGATAAACTGACTTTTGTTGTAGGTGATTCGATTATCCTTATGGAAGGGAATGCAAAGCTGCAAGACGGTCCTAACTTAGTTCAAGGTAATTTGATCAAGTTTTATCTGAAAGACAACCGTTCTGAAGTTGTCGGTGGTGATAAGCCTGTTGAAGCAATCTTTTTCACTCCTAAAAATGTCGCTCCATAG
- the lptB gene encoding LPS export ABC transporter ATP-binding protein, with product MSSIIANKLVKNYGQKEVVRGISLNVKEGEVVGLLGPNGAGKTTTFYMLVGVVKPTSGDVYLNKNQITRWPLHERARHGISYLPQESSIFKKLSVRKNLEIIIEHTGLSGKAIPMRANQLLDQLGILRLAEQKALYLSGGERRRLEIARALINDPKFILLDEPFAGIDPIAVIEIQDIISSLKDMGLGILISDHNVRETLSICDRAYLVYEGRVILNGAPASIVKNSKARRLYLGDSFSL from the coding sequence ATGTCTTCGATAATCGCCAACAAGCTGGTTAAAAACTACGGACAGAAAGAAGTTGTTCGCGGTATAAGCTTAAATGTTAAAGAAGGTGAAGTTGTAGGTTTACTTGGTCCTAACGGAGCAGGTAAAACCACCACTTTCTATATGCTTGTGGGTGTTGTTAAGCCTACTTCCGGCGATGTTTATCTTAATAAAAATCAGATCACCCGCTGGCCGCTGCATGAAAGAGCAAGGCATGGAATCAGTTATCTTCCGCAGGAAAGTTCTATATTTAAGAAGCTTTCAGTTCGTAAAAATCTGGAAATTATTATTGAGCATACCGGTCTTTCCGGTAAAGCAATCCCTATGCGGGCGAATCAGCTTTTGGATCAGCTCGGAATTTTGCGGCTGGCAGAACAGAAAGCTCTTTACCTTTCCGGCGGTGAGCGCCGCCGTCTTGAGATTGCAAGGGCTCTTATTAATGATCCCAAATTCATTCTGCTTGATGAGCCGTTTGCAGGGATTGACCCTATCGCGGTTATTGAAATTCAGGATATCATTTCTTCGCTCAAAGATATGGGACTCGGAATTCTTATTTCAGACCATAATGTCAGAGAAACATTAAGTATCTGTGACCGGGCTTATTTGGTATATGAAGGGCGCGTAATTTTGAACGGTGCTCCGGCGAGCATTGTAAAAAATTCCAAGGCACGCCGTTTATACCTCGGAGACAGTTTCAGTCTCTGA